One Zerene cesonia ecotype Mississippi chromosome 9, Zerene_cesonia_1.1, whole genome shotgun sequence DNA window includes the following coding sequences:
- the LOC119829010 gene encoding uncharacterized protein LOC119829010: MTMYTSMWFLSILILLIVDTRIGALPHADVESRHCHQCNTTNCDQLQTVECLQDQPHCVTIATAPNFTTTLSCGTVQESTCILEHKAEQFQLTCICDDNLCNAPYNQRLRNELLNFSTNFPANSSAKLTEIFLKLSAFANVSNEALYEKLTANTTLTTPIFTNTPTLATKLAFMKNSSAPFNVSVELLPKAEALKHEATVPPDDDEDESEGSGTSIDESKPNDHAAPAAPSSYLPANGNSAQTLLLNSYLLITLLYFTLLKIVI; the protein is encoded by the exons ATGACAATGTATACATCGATGTGGTTCTTGAGTATTTTGATTCTTCTTATTGTTGACACGAGGATTGGAGCTTTACCGCATGcag ATGTTGAGAGCCGTCACTGTCATCAATGCAACACTACAAACTGCGACCAGTTGCAAACAGTTGAGTGTCTACAAGATCAACCTCACTGTGTCACGATTGCTACAGCACCTA ACTTTACAACAACTCTCTCTTGTGGGACCGTACAAGAGTCCACCTGTATTTTAGAACACAAAGCTGAACAATTTCAGTTGACCTGCATATGCGATGACAATCTCTGCAATGCGCCCTACAATCAACGGCTACGGAACGAACTACTCAATTTTTCAACGAACTTTCCGGCAAACAGCAGTGCCAAATTGacggaaatatttttaaaactctcAGCATTCGCCAACGTTAGTAACGAAGCACTTTATGAAAAGCTGACTGCGAATACTACTTTAACAACACCGATCTTTACAAACACCCCTACACTCGCTACAAAATTGGCATTCATGAAAAACTCTTCAGCGCCTTTCAATGTTTCGGTGGAATTACTTCCCAAAGCTGAGGCTTTAAAACACGAAGCCACAGTTCCACCGGACGATGATGAAGATGAAAGTGAAGGAAGCGGAACGTCAATCGACGAGTCCAAGCCTAATGACCACGCTGCACCTGCCGCCCCCAGCTCCTACCTCCCAGCTAATGGTAATAGTGCACAAACTCTGTTATTAAATAGCTATCTCCTCATaacattgctttattttactttactcaaaattgtaatttaa
- the LOC119829052 gene encoding proteasome assembly chaperone 2: MIGEHHWKWLKTEDLSGYTLIVPSVAVGNVGQLACDLLISSLSMDKIASIYTPAQIPVIGCDPYDRNSTTLSTSCELFKASSHNLLVLQMKAPLVFKYAREFLENIVEKFQEKNIKDMIILTSSYAHERKYIMTSPFRYIVYPLTHYKLQIVRNNMIDHDQQIENEIKIFGGGFATMLFSICKEKSLPCFLLYKYCSEGDNIPDGIEMVKQLHQLIEIFEKDRDISAQIIQPESWKLLFGRPPPQDIY; the protein is encoded by the coding sequence ATGATTGGAGAACACCACTGGAAGTGGCTAAAAACTGAAGACTTGAGTGGTTATACTCTTATAGTTCCCAGTGTTGCTGTTGGAAATGTGGGACAGCTCGCgtgcgatttattaatttcttcctTATCGATGGACAAAATTGCATCGATATATACGCCGGCACAAATTCCAGTAATTGGGTGTGATCCTTACGATCGCAATTCTACAACCTTATCGACTTCATGTGAACTTTTTAAAGCATCGTCACACAATTTACTTGTTTTGCAAATGAAAGCACCCCTGGTATTCAAATATGCGCGAGAGTTTCTAGAAAATATAGTAGAAaaatttcaagaaaaaaatataaaagacatGATAATATTGACCAGCAGTTATGCCcatgaaagaaaatatataatgacatCACCTTTTAGATACATTGTTTATCCTCTTACACACTATAAGTTACAAATTGTGAGGAATAATATGATTGACCATGATCAACAAATAGaaaatgagataaaaatatttggtgGAGGATTTGCAACAATGCTTTTCAGTATTTGCAAAGAAAAATCTCTGCCATGTTTTTTGTTGTACAAATATTGTTCAGAAGGTGATAATATTCCTGATGGTATAGAAATGGTCAAACAACTTCATCAGctcattgaaatttttgaaaaagatAGAGACATTTCAGCACAGATAATTCAACCGGAGTCTTGGAAGCTTTTATTTGGCAGGCCGCCTCCacaagatatttattaa